A window of Mucilaginibacter sp. PAMC 26640 contains these coding sequences:
- a CDS encoding imidazole glycerol phosphate synthase cyclase subunit (catalyzes the conversion of 5-[(5-phospho-1-deoxyribulos-1-ylamino)methylideneamino]-1-(5-phosphoribosyl)imidazole-4-carboxamideand glutamine to imidazole-glycerol phosphate, 5-aminoimidazol-4-carboxamideribonucleotide and glutamate; the HisF subunit acts as a cyclase), with the protein MLTKRIIPCLDVKDGRTVKGVNFVDLRDAGDPVELAWNYSQQGADELVFLDITATVEKRKTLVELVKSVARQINIPFTIGGGIMEIADADALLSAGADKISINSAAVRNPGLIDELAKAFGVQFVIVAVDTRVMNGQNIVHLNGGRLPTDKQTLNWILEAESRGAGEILLTSMDHDGTKAGFDNGLLKQVNNAVNIPVIASGGAGSLQHFVDVFQQTNVDAALAASVFHYGEILIPDLKEVLKRNDIEVRL; encoded by the coding sequence ATGCTCACTAAAAGAATAATACCTTGTTTAGACGTTAAAGACGGCCGCACCGTGAAAGGCGTTAACTTTGTAGACCTGCGCGATGCGGGCGACCCGGTAGAACTGGCCTGGAACTATTCGCAGCAGGGTGCCGATGAACTGGTATTTTTGGATATTACCGCTACTGTAGAAAAACGCAAAACACTGGTGGAACTGGTTAAGTCAGTCGCCAGGCAAATTAATATCCCTTTTACTATAGGCGGCGGAATAATGGAAATAGCCGATGCAGATGCCCTGTTAAGTGCCGGTGCAGATAAGATCTCCATTAACTCTGCCGCGGTACGTAATCCGGGGCTGATAGATGAACTGGCCAAAGCATTCGGCGTACAGTTTGTTATCGTAGCTGTAGATACAAGGGTTATGAACGGCCAAAACATTGTACACCTGAACGGCGGCAGACTACCAACCGATAAACAAACGTTAAATTGGATCCTGGAGGCAGAAAGCCGCGGCGCAGGCGAGATCCTGCTTACCTCCATGGATCATGATGGCACAAAAGCCGGCTTTGATAACGGTTTACTAAAACAGGTGAACAATGCTGTAAATATCCCTGTAATTGCTTCAGGTGGCGCAGGTTCGCTGCAGCATTTTGTGGATGTGTTTCAGCAAACCAATGTTGATGCGGCTTTAGCTGCTTCCGTATTTCACTACGGAGAGATCCTGATCCCCGATTTAAAGGAAGTGTTGAAAAGGAATGATATTGAGGTGAGGTTATAA
- a CDS encoding molecular chaperone DnaJ (chaperone Hsp40; co-chaperone with DnaK; Participates actively in the response to hyperosmotic and heat shock by preventing the aggregation of stress-denatured proteins and by disaggregating proteins, also in an autonomous, dnaK-independent fashion), translating to MAKRDYYDVLGVTKGADADEIKKAYRKMAIKYHPDKNEGDKAAEEKFKEAAEAYEVLSNSEKRQRYDQFGHAANASSPNGGGGYGGNMNMDDIFSQFGDIFGGGGGGFEGFFGGRQGGGGGRRVARGSNLRIKVRLTLEEIANGAEKKIKVNKQIVCKTCDGTGAKDKSSFSTCKTCGGQGSVRRVTNTILGQMQTTSTCPTCNGEGSTITSKCTVCHGDGVVRGEETITINVPAGVSEGMQLSMSGKGNAAPRGGMPGDLIILIEEIPHETLKRDGNNVIYDLHVNFVDAAIGTSVEVPTIDGKAKIKIEPGTQGGKILRLKGKGVPEVNSYHRGDQLIHVNIWTPKALSREEREMLEKLQGSPNFKPNPGKNEKSFFERMKEYFE from the coding sequence ATGGCTAAGAGAGATTATTACGATGTGCTTGGGGTAACCAAGGGGGCAGATGCAGATGAGATAAAAAAGGCATATCGTAAAATGGCTATTAAATATCACCCGGATAAGAACGAGGGCGATAAGGCAGCCGAAGAAAAATTCAAGGAAGCTGCAGAAGCTTACGAAGTACTCAGCAACAGCGAGAAACGCCAGCGTTATGATCAGTTTGGCCATGCAGCTAACGCATCATCACCAAACGGTGGCGGCGGATATGGCGGCAACATGAATATGGACGACATATTTAGCCAGTTTGGTGATATATTCGGCGGCGGCGGTGGCGGCTTCGAAGGATTCTTCGGTGGCAGGCAGGGTGGCGGCGGCGGCCGTCGTGTTGCGCGTGGCAGTAACCTGCGCATAAAAGTGCGTTTAACGCTTGAAGAGATTGCAAACGGTGCCGAAAAGAAAATAAAAGTAAACAAACAAATAGTTTGTAAAACCTGCGATGGCACGGGCGCTAAGGACAAATCATCGTTCTCAACCTGTAAAACCTGCGGTGGCCAGGGTTCTGTACGCCGGGTAACTAATACCATACTGGGCCAGATGCAAACTACAAGCACCTGCCCTACCTGTAATGGCGAAGGTTCAACGATCACTTCAAAATGTACCGTTTGCCATGGCGACGGTGTGGTACGCGGTGAAGAAACCATTACTATTAATGTACCTGCAGGCGTTAGCGAAGGCATGCAACTGAGCATGAGCGGAAAAGGTAACGCGGCCCCGCGTGGTGGCATGCCGGGGGATCTCATTATCCTCATTGAAGAAATCCCCCACGAAACATTGAAACGTGACGGCAACAACGTGATCTACGATCTGCATGTAAACTTTGTTGATGCAGCCATAGGCACCAGTGTTGAAGTACCGACTATAGATGGTAAAGCAAAAATTAAGATAGAGCCGGGCACACAGGGCGGCAAGATCCTGCGCCTGAAAGGCAAAGGCGTACCGGAAGTGAATTCTTACCACCGCGGCGATCAGCTGATCCACGTAAACATCTGGACACCAAAAGCATTGAGTCGTGAAGAGCGCGAAATGCTTGAAAAACTACAAGGCTCACCCAACTTTAAACCCAACCCGGGCAAAAACGAGAAAAGCTTCTTCGAACGCATGAAGGAGTATTTTGAGTAG
- a CDS encoding histidinol-phosphate transaminase, which yields MFDINNILRQNIKNLTPYSSARDEFQGEASAFLDANENAFGSPLAKQYNRYPDPMQYAVKMRLSEIKGVPARNIFVGNGSDEAIDILFRSFCNPGVDNVIIVPPTYGMYQVSANINDVETKKVLLTDEYQLNLEGIAEAIDQHTKLIFICSPNNPTGNSINREDIETLLANFSGIVVVDEAYINFSRQKSFIQELTEYANLVVMQTLSKAWGLAGLRVGMAYASEEIIEVMNRVKPPYNVNESSQQLALEALQNVQQVNDWIKETLIQRDKLVLILKDLDFVLDIYPSDANFVLVKTTDATGIYKYLVDKGIIVRNRTNVELCEGCLRITIGTPEENKTLIAALEQVKL from the coding sequence ATGTTTGATATAAATAACATACTACGCCAAAACATTAAAAACCTCACTCCCTACTCTTCCGCACGGGATGAGTTCCAGGGAGAGGCCAGCGCGTTTTTGGATGCGAACGAAAATGCCTTCGGTTCGCCTTTAGCAAAACAATATAACCGCTACCCCGATCCGATGCAGTACGCCGTAAAAATGCGGCTAAGTGAGATCAAAGGCGTACCGGCCCGCAATATCTTTGTGGGTAACGGCAGCGATGAGGCTATAGATATCCTGTTCCGCAGTTTCTGCAACCCGGGTGTGGATAACGTCATCATCGTACCCCCTACTTACGGCATGTACCAGGTATCTGCCAATATTAATGATGTGGAAACTAAAAAGGTATTGCTTACCGATGAGTATCAGCTTAACCTGGAAGGCATTGCCGAAGCGATAGACCAGCATACCAAACTTATTTTCATCTGCTCACCCAATAACCCTACCGGCAACTCCATCAACCGCGAGGATATTGAAACCCTGCTGGCTAATTTCAGCGGAATTGTGGTGGTAGATGAGGCGTATATTAATTTTAGTCGCCAGAAAAGCTTTATACAGGAGCTAACGGAGTATGCTAACCTGGTGGTGATGCAAACGCTATCGAAAGCGTGGGGCCTGGCAGGCCTGCGTGTAGGAATGGCTTATGCCAGCGAAGAAATCATTGAGGTGATGAACCGCGTAAAACCGCCATACAATGTAAACGAATCCTCTCAGCAACTGGCGCTGGAAGCGTTGCAAAACGTGCAACAAGTAAACGACTGGATTAAAGAAACCCTGATACAGCGCGATAAATTGGTACTGATACTTAAAGATCTTGATTTTGTACTAGATATTTATCCATCAGACGCCAATTTTGTACTGGTTAAAACCACTGATGCTACGGGAATTTACAAATACCTGGTAGATAAAGGCATCATTGTGCGTAACCGTACCAATGTAGAATTATGTGAAGGTTGCCTGCGCATCACCATTGGTACACCCGAAGAAAATAAAACACTGATAGCGGCATTAGAGCAAGTTAAACTATGA
- a CDS encoding ferredoxin has translation MAIIITDECINCGACEPECPNNAIYDAGASWRFSDGTALKGVIDFGDGNTLNAEEAQAALSDDIYYIVPDKCTECVGFHDEPQCAAVCPVDCCVDDEDVRETEDELHAKKDWLHMS, from the coding sequence ATGGCGATTATAATCACCGATGAATGCATAAACTGCGGGGCCTGCGAACCAGAGTGCCCAAATAATGCTATTTATGACGCTGGCGCTTCCTGGCGCTTTTCCGACGGTACTGCTTTAAAAGGAGTAATTGATTTTGGCGATGGCAATACTTTAAATGCCGAAGAAGCACAGGCTGCTTTATCTGATGATATCTATTACATTGTGCCCGATAAGTGTACCGAATGTGTTGGTTTTCATGATGAGCCACAATGCGCTGCGGTTTGCCCGGTTGATTGCTGCGTAGACGATGAGGATGTGCGCGAAACTGAAGATGAACTTCATGCAAAAAAGGACTGGCTGCACATGAGCTAA
- a CDS encoding nucleotide exchange factor GrpE, with protein MLKKKKKENSETPENTVEMANDSGQTDEQEIDPQTETTEEAPSAEDKFKEELAQANDKYLRLYAEFDNFRRRTIKEREDARKTEGKDLMIALLPVLDDFERALRAMETATDVVPVKEGVALIQHKLKNILTQKGLKEMHSIGTPFDADIHEAITNIPAPTDDMKGKVIDEMEKGYELNEKVIRFAKVIVGA; from the coding sequence ATGTTGAAGAAAAAAAAGAAGGAAAATTCAGAAACACCTGAAAATACAGTGGAAATGGCAAACGATAGCGGACAAACTGACGAGCAGGAAATAGATCCTCAAACAGAAACCACCGAGGAGGCACCTTCGGCCGAAGATAAATTTAAAGAAGAATTAGCACAGGCGAACGATAAGTACCTGCGTTTATATGCAGAGTTTGATAACTTCCGCAGGCGTACCATTAAAGAACGGGAGGATGCCCGCAAAACAGAAGGTAAAGACCTGATGATTGCATTGCTACCTGTACTGGATGATTTTGAACGTGCTTTACGGGCAATGGAAACTGCTACCGATGTAGTGCCGGTTAAAGAAGGCGTTGCACTCATCCAGCATAAATTAAAGAACATACTTACGCAAAAAGGCTTAAAGGAAATGCATTCGATAGGTACTCCGTTTGATGCTGATATCCACGAAGCCATTACTAATATCCCTGCCCCTACAGATGACATGAAGGGCAAAGTGATAGACGAGATGGAAAAAGGCTACGAGCTGAACGAAAAGGTAATTCGCTTTGCCAAAGTTATTGTAGGCGCGTAA
- a CDS encoding fructose-6-phosphate aldolase, with product MYIIKVKGVAKIPDYVQLRDDKFTLLAYFRVDRPEKSLDKIGLGDKHDYIMGIVKDLPFGKILKLEV from the coding sequence ATGTACATTATAAAAGTAAAGGGCGTTGCCAAAATACCGGATTATGTGCAGCTGCGCGACGATAAGTTTACCTTGCTGGCTTATTTCAGGGTAGACAGGCCCGAGAAATCACTGGATAAGATTGGCCTTGGCGATAAGCACGATTACATTATGGGCATAGTTAAGGATTTGCCTTTTGGTAAAATATTAAAATTAGAGGTATAA
- a CDS encoding bifunctional imidazole glycerol-phosphate dehydratase/histidinol phosphatase (catalyzes the formation of 3-(imidazol-4-yl)-2-oxopropyl phosphate from D-ethythro-1-(imidazol-4-yl)glycerol 3-phosphate and histidinol from histidinol phosphate), with the protein MQKILFIDRDGTLINETPDEQIDSFEKLTFYPGALQYLPKIAAELDYELVMVTNQDGLGTSVYPEDTFHPVHNFIIKTFENEGVHFTYQAIDRTFPAANAPTRKPATGLLTQYLDTEKYDLKNSFTIGDRKNDVLLAKNLGAKGIFINNKSGLGDHEFTTETDLAGIIALQTTSWQEIYEFLKLGERTIVHRRATKETDVYIKLNLDGTGEAKVSTGVHFFDHMLDQIARHGGIDLEIITQGDLHIDEHHTIEDTGIALGEVFAAALGNKMGIERYGFCLPMDDCLAQAAIDFGGRNWIVWEADFKREKIGEMPTEMFYHFFKSFSDAAKCNLNIKAEGQNEHHKIEAIFKAFAKAIKMAVKRDVNKMVLPSTKGLL; encoded by the coding sequence CTGCAAAAAATACTTTTTATAGACCGCGACGGCACACTGATCAACGAGACGCCGGATGAGCAGATCGATTCGTTTGAGAAGCTCACCTTTTACCCCGGCGCTTTGCAGTACCTGCCAAAGATTGCTGCCGAACTGGATTACGAGCTGGTGATGGTGACCAACCAGGATGGATTGGGCACTTCGGTTTACCCGGAAGATACTTTTCACCCGGTGCATAACTTCATTATCAAAACCTTTGAGAACGAGGGCGTGCATTTTACCTACCAGGCTATCGACCGTACTTTCCCGGCAGCTAATGCTCCTACCCGCAAGCCGGCTACGGGTTTGTTAACGCAATATTTAGACACGGAAAAGTACGATCTGAAAAACTCATTCACCATTGGCGACCGGAAGAACGATGTGCTGCTGGCCAAAAACCTGGGTGCCAAAGGGATTTTTATCAATAATAAATCCGGCCTGGGTGATCACGAATTTACTACAGAGACAGATCTTGCCGGGATCATAGCCCTGCAAACCACCAGCTGGCAGGAGATCTATGAGTTTTTAAAGTTAGGCGAGCGCACCATTGTGCACCGCCGCGCTACCAAAGAAACCGACGTATACATTAAGCTTAATCTTGACGGAACCGGCGAAGCCAAAGTATCTACCGGGGTGCATTTCTTTGACCACATGCTGGATCAGATTGCCCGCCACGGTGGTATCGACCTGGAGATAATTACTCAGGGCGATTTGCACATTGATGAGCATCATACTATTGAAGATACCGGCATTGCCTTAGGCGAGGTATTTGCTGCCGCATTGGGTAATAAAATGGGCATAGAACGTTACGGTTTTTGCCTGCCGATGGATGACTGCCTGGCGCAGGCAGCTATTGATTTCGGCGGCCGCAACTGGATTGTTTGGGAGGCGGATTTCAAACGCGAAAAAATTGGTGAGATGCCAACAGAGATGTTTTACCATTTCTTTAAATCATTTAGCGATGCTGCCAAATGCAACCTCAATATAAAAGCAGAGGGGCAAAACGAACATCACAAAATAGAAGCTATATTTAAAGCTTTTGCCAAAGCCATTAAAATGGCGGTGAAAAGGGATGTAAATAAAATGGTTTTACCAAGTACGAAGGGTCTGTTATAG
- a CDS encoding 1-(5-phosphoribosyl)-5-((5-phosphoribosylamino)methylideneamino)imidazole-4-carboxamide isomerase → MYIIPAIDILDKKVVRLREGDYQQVTQYDVTLEEMIERYQSNGTNFIHIIDLNGAKNDFSNQQYLFDVIRKTDMQVQYGGGIRSIDKVKELIDSGVHRVIVGTQAITNPSFLDELSKAICGRDKCSDQVVIAIDVLDEVIKYSGWMESSPIKLMDYVDKCLSLGFFRFLCTDIDKDGKLGGAGVDLYEKLLDHSPFIKLIASGGVSSMADIEQLSKIKVESCVVGKAIYENRISIEDVKNWNLESLMSI, encoded by the coding sequence ATGTACATTATCCCCGCAATTGACATTTTAGACAAAAAGGTAGTGCGTTTACGTGAAGGTGATTACCAGCAGGTAACCCAATACGATGTCACCCTGGAAGAAATGATAGAGCGGTACCAAAGCAACGGTACCAACTTTATCCATATTATTGACCTTAATGGCGCTAAAAATGATTTTAGCAACCAGCAGTATCTTTTTGATGTGATCCGCAAGACGGATATGCAGGTACAGTACGGCGGCGGGATCCGCAGTATAGATAAAGTGAAAGAACTGATTGACTCCGGTGTACATCGCGTGATAGTTGGTACCCAGGCCATCACCAATCCTAGCTTTTTAGATGAATTAAGTAAAGCCATTTGCGGCCGGGATAAATGCAGCGATCAGGTAGTAATTGCTATCGACGTTTTAGACGAAGTGATCAAATACTCCGGATGGATGGAAAGTTCACCGATTAAATTAATGGACTATGTGGATAAGTGCCTGTCATTAGGCTTTTTCCGTTTCTTGTGCACCGATATCGATAAAGACGGTAAACTGGGTGGCGCCGGGGTTGATCTTTATGAAAAACTGTTGGATCATTCTCCTTTTATCAAACTGATAGCGTCTGGCGGGGTAAGCTCTATGGCTGATATAGAACAATTAAGCAAGATCAAAGTTGAATCCTGCGTTGTGGGCAAAGCCATTTACGAAAACCGCATCAGCATTGAGGATGTTAAAAACTGGAATTTGGAAAGTTTGATGTCGATTTAA
- a CDS encoding acyl-CoA reductase, producing the protein MSKLDISTTINAFAELGKRLSAPDEAFMDVIETERQYNAWFTPESVLAAVKANGKMLNRQDLSTWLANYTITGSDDKKVGLVLAGNLPLVGFHDVLCVLVTGNHALIKASSQDARLIKYVLKLLVEIDGAYAGKFSFVDRLADFDAIIATGSNNTSRYFEYYFGKVPNIIRKNRNSIALLTGDESAEELHALGNDIFDYYGLGCRNVAKVFVPEGYIFNKFFESIEDFSPIINHHKYNNNYDYNKSIYLVNRDEHLDNGFLLLKQDERLTSPLAVLFYETYTDLPSVQKQLEETSDNLQCIVTTAPLQTKNQVVPFGQSQYPQLWDYADGIDTMKFLVKLN; encoded by the coding sequence ATGTCAAAATTAGATATTAGTACAACCATAAATGCATTTGCTGAACTAGGAAAACGCCTTTCGGCACCCGATGAGGCTTTCATGGATGTTATTGAAACCGAGCGCCAGTACAACGCGTGGTTTACACCGGAGAGTGTGTTAGCAGCGGTAAAAGCCAATGGTAAAATGCTTAACCGGCAGGATCTTAGCACCTGGCTTGCCAATTATACCATTACCGGAAGCGACGATAAAAAAGTGGGCCTGGTATTGGCGGGCAACCTTCCGTTGGTAGGCTTTCATGATGTTTTATGCGTTTTAGTTACCGGTAATCATGCGCTGATCAAAGCATCCTCACAGGACGCACGGCTGATAAAATATGTATTAAAATTATTGGTAGAGATTGACGGTGCCTATGCAGGCAAATTCAGCTTTGTAGACCGCCTCGCAGATTTTGATGCGATCATCGCAACAGGCAGCAACAATACTTCACGTTATTTTGAATATTACTTTGGTAAAGTGCCCAATATCATTCGCAAGAATCGTAATAGCATAGCTTTACTAACCGGCGATGAAAGCGCCGAAGAACTCCACGCCCTTGGGAACGATATATTTGATTATTATGGCTTGGGTTGCCGCAACGTAGCTAAGGTTTTTGTTCCGGAGGGGTATATTTTCAATAAGTTTTTTGAATCGATAGAGGATTTTAGCCCCATCATCAACCATCACAAATACAACAACAATTACGATTACAATAAATCTATTTACCTGGTAAACCGTGACGAGCATTTAGATAACGGCTTTTTGCTGCTAAAGCAGGACGAACGCCTTACTTCTCCCCTGGCCGTATTGTTTTACGAAACCTATACAGACCTGCCCTCGGTACAAAAACAGCTGGAAGAAACCAGTGATAACCTGCAATGTATAGTTACCACTGCCCCGCTGCAAACCAAAAACCAGGTAGTACCTTTTGGCCAAAGCCAGTATCCGCAATTGTGGGATTACGCGGATGGTATTGATACGATGAAATTCCTTGTTAAGTTGAACTGA
- a CDS encoding imidazole glycerol phosphate synthase subunit HisH, producing MIRYGAGNIFSLTATLERLGIPYGMINTEADFEKYDRYIIPGVGHAGAAMQKLESTGLVPAIKALNKPTLGICVGMQLLTAYSEEGDSSLLNLFPVKTLKFPATDGFKVPHTGWNQVFAEKENPLFENIPAGSHFYFVHSYFIEYNPLYTLSSTAYITQFSASIWRDNFYGVQFHPEKSGTHGETLLRNFSNI from the coding sequence ATAATTAGATACGGCGCCGGAAACATATTTTCGCTGACTGCTACACTGGAGCGGCTGGGCATTCCCTATGGTATGATCAATACCGAGGCTGATTTTGAAAAATACGATCGGTATATTATTCCTGGTGTAGGCCATGCAGGCGCTGCTATGCAAAAGCTGGAAAGCACCGGGCTGGTGCCTGCCATAAAGGCACTAAATAAACCTACCCTGGGTATTTGTGTTGGGATGCAATTGCTTACAGCTTACAGCGAAGAAGGCGATAGTAGCCTGTTGAACCTTTTCCCAGTAAAAACGCTGAAATTCCCGGCTACTGATGGTTTTAAAGTACCCCATACCGGATGGAACCAGGTATTTGCCGAAAAGGAAAATCCACTTTTTGAAAATATTCCGGCGGGATCACACTTTTACTTTGTACATTCATACTTTATTGAGTACAACCCATTATATACTTTATCATCAACAGCTTACATAACTCAATTTTCGGCATCAATTTGGCGGGACAATTTCTACGGGGTACAATTTCACCCTGAAAAATCCGGCACACATGGCGAAACGCTATTAAGAAACTTCTCAAACATTTAA
- a CDS encoding bifunctional phosphoribosyl-AMP cyclohydrolase/phosphoribosyl-ATP diphosphatase (catalyzes the formation of 1-(5-phosphoribosyl)-AMP from 1-(5-phosphoribosyl)-ATP and the subsequent formation of 1-(5-phosphoribosyl)-5-((5-phosphoribosylamino)methylideneamino)imidazole-4-carboxamide from 1-(5-phosphoribosyl)-AMP in histidine biosynthesis): MNIDFNKTDGLVPVIIQDEHTLEVLMLGYMNQEAYDKTVAENIVTFFSRSKNRLWTKGETSKNYLHVKAMHIDCDNDTLLIKVTADGPTCHTGSRSCFQTEYNQNFIMQLEGIIADRYANPQEGSYVNKLRNKGLNKIAQKVGEEGVETVIAALAETETDLINEASDLVFHLLVLLREKNLNLERIAKNLEERHK; encoded by the coding sequence ATGAATATCGATTTTAATAAAACAGACGGGCTTGTACCGGTAATTATACAGGACGAACACACTCTTGAGGTTTTGATGCTGGGTTATATGAACCAGGAGGCATATGATAAAACGGTTGCCGAAAACATTGTGACCTTTTTCTCCCGCTCCAAAAACCGTTTGTGGACCAAGGGCGAAACCAGCAAGAATTACCTGCATGTAAAAGCTATGCACATAGATTGCGATAACGACACCCTACTGATAAAGGTAACCGCCGATGGCCCTACCTGCCACACCGGATCGCGTAGCTGCTTCCAAACGGAGTATAACCAGAACTTTATTATGCAACTGGAAGGCATTATTGCCGACAGGTACGCTAATCCGCAGGAAGGCTCCTACGTAAACAAACTTCGCAATAAAGGTTTGAACAAGATAGCCCAGAAAGTTGGAGAAGAAGGTGTAGAGACGGTTATAGCCGCCTTGGCAGAAACGGAAACAGACCTGATCAACGAAGCGTCCGACCTGGTATTTCACCTGTTGGTACTGCTTCGCGAAAAAAACCTGAACCTCGAACGCATTGCAAAAAATTTAGAGGAACGACACAAATAA
- a CDS encoding phosphonate ABC transporter ATP-binding protein — protein sequence MIGNSIIKLNNIDIFQQKHLVLSNVNLHIDKGDFVWLIGQTGSGKSSLLKVIYGDLNLASGTGHACGYELSKLATKDIPFLRRKLGIVFQDFQLLTDRSVEQNLLFVLKATGWTDKKLISDRILDVLEKVGLRSKLKKMPHELSGGEQQRVVIARALLNNPEIILADEPTGNLDPDTSEEIVLLLKQISQMGTAVVIATHDYHIIRTFPSRIIKCENGKVLEDVQIG from the coding sequence ATGATAGGCAACTCTATTATAAAATTAAATAACATCGATATTTTCCAGCAGAAACATCTGGTACTATCAAACGTTAATTTACATATAGACAAGGGCGACTTTGTTTGGCTCATTGGCCAAACAGGATCCGGAAAGAGCAGTTTGCTAAAAGTTATTTATGGCGATCTTAATCTTGCCAGCGGGACAGGCCACGCCTGCGGGTACGAACTAAGTAAACTTGCTACCAAGGATATCCCGTTTCTTCGGCGCAAGCTGGGGATCGTATTTCAGGATTTCCAGTTATTAACCGACAGATCTGTAGAGCAAAACTTGCTTTTTGTTTTAAAAGCTACCGGCTGGACAGACAAAAAACTCATATCAGATCGCATTTTGGATGTTTTGGAGAAAGTGGGACTTCGGTCTAAGCTTAAAAAAATGCCGCATGAACTATCAGGCGGCGAGCAGCAGCGGGTAGTTATTGCACGTGCGCTATTAAATAACCCGGAGATCATCCTGGCAGATGAGCCCACAGGTAACCTCGACCCGGACACATCTGAAGAGATTGTGCTCCTGCTGAAACAGATCAGCCAGATGGGCACTGCTGTGGTCATTGCTACGCACGATTATCATATCATCCGTACTTTCCCTTCGCGCATCATTAAGTGCGAAAATGGCAAGGTGCTGGAGGATGTACAGATAGGTTAA